In Candidatus Methanomethylophilus alvi Mx1201, a genomic segment contains:
- the fsa gene encoding fructose-6-phosphate aldolase: protein MKIFIDTANLDMIKEINSWGILDGVTTNPSLVAKENTDTPTRVKEIAKILGDRPVSAEVMALDADGMIAEGKKLAAIAPNVNVKLPMCIESLKATKALSSEGIAVNMTLIFDPLQALMAAKAGARFVSPFIGRLDDIGTHGVDMLSETVQIIHQYGFDTEIIAASIRHPTHVLDAAEMGCDIATIPYDILKKMVAHPKTEEGIAKFKADYEKVNGPGQ from the coding sequence ATGAAGATATTCATAGACACTGCAAATCTCGACATGATCAAGGAGATCAACAGCTGGGGGATCCTCGACGGAGTCACCACCAACCCCAGTCTCGTAGCCAAGGAGAACACCGACACCCCCACCCGCGTCAAGGAGATCGCCAAGATCCTCGGAGACCGCCCCGTATCCGCAGAGGTCATGGCTCTCGATGCGGACGGAATGATAGCCGAGGGAAAGAAACTGGCCGCTATCGCACCCAATGTCAATGTCAAACTCCCCATGTGCATCGAGTCCCTGAAGGCTACCAAGGCCCTCTCCTCCGAGGGTATCGCAGTCAACATGACCCTTATCTTCGACCCTCTGCAGGCCCTCATGGCAGCCAAGGCCGGAGCAAGGTTCGTCTCCCCCTTCATAGGGAGGCTGGACGACATCGGCACCCACGGTGTCGACATGCTCTCCGAGACCGTCCAGATCATCCACCAGTATGGTTTCGATACCGAGATCATCGCAGCCAGCATCAGGCACCCTACCCATGTGCTCGACGCGGCCGAGATGGGATGCGACATCGCAACCATTCCCTACGACATCCTCAAGAAAATGGTGGCCCACCCGAAGACCGAGGAAGGTATCGCTAAATTCAAAGCGGATTACGAGAAGGTCAACGGGCCTGGTCAGTGA
- a CDS encoding NAD(P)/FAD-dependent oxidoreductase has protein sequence MPDVTVVGGGPAGSLSSRLLAASGLDVVVLEEHKQVGVPMHCAGMLTPETIRLSGVQPDILGTITSADVVFPDGRVLDIGRRTPMIYAVDRVDLDQKLADKACEFGVDFRYGVKCNRVTTDTKYAVADTNAGTVRSDIIVGADGPSSKVATYVGHDLPREIVVGMQADIRFRMDDQDRMILRLGHDIAPGFFSWQLPMGDVTRVGVCVSPPFRPVDYLKKLISISGLEGMEVIQKFSGKIPIGGRRTTYANRTLLIGDAAGQIKPVSGGGLYPIFKAAPVLCDTVNSAYQLGVFNSSVLALYERGWKRVIGKEISRGARMRDFYLKLNDEQMSSVGEIFDTPDIKESLGMIDFDDPSNIVKPILSQKGVKSGMLKAYLRKGR, from the coding sequence ATGCCAGACGTCACCGTCGTAGGCGGAGGGCCGGCAGGTTCCCTGTCCTCGAGGCTTCTGGCTGCTTCAGGTCTGGACGTCGTCGTTCTGGAGGAGCATAAGCAGGTCGGAGTGCCTATGCACTGCGCCGGTATGCTCACTCCAGAGACGATCCGTCTCTCAGGTGTCCAGCCGGACATCCTGGGGACCATAACCTCCGCCGACGTTGTTTTTCCCGACGGGAGGGTTTTGGACATAGGCCGCCGTACGCCTATGATATATGCCGTGGACCGTGTGGATCTCGACCAGAAGCTGGCCGATAAGGCTTGCGAGTTCGGGGTGGATTTCAGATACGGCGTAAAGTGCAATCGCGTCACCACCGATACCAAATACGCCGTCGCGGACACCAATGCCGGGACCGTACGGTCTGACATCATAGTCGGTGCGGACGGACCCTCGTCCAAGGTGGCTACGTATGTGGGTCATGACCTTCCCCGCGAGATCGTCGTAGGGATGCAGGCCGACATCAGATTCAGGATGGACGACCAGGACAGGATGATACTGCGTCTGGGTCATGACATAGCGCCCGGTTTCTTCTCGTGGCAGCTCCCTATGGGGGATGTAACACGCGTAGGGGTCTGCGTCTCCCCTCCCTTCCGTCCGGTGGATTATCTGAAGAAACTGATCAGCATATCCGGTCTCGAAGGCATGGAGGTCATCCAGAAGTTCAGCGGAAAGATCCCCATCGGCGGCAGACGTACGACCTATGCGAACCGTACCCTTTTGATAGGGGACGCCGCCGGACAGATAAAGCCAGTGTCCGGAGGAGGCCTCTACCCTATTTTCAAAGCGGCACCCGTCCTGTGCGACACGGTGAACAGCGCATACCAGCTGGGGGTATTCAACTCCTCCGTACTGGCACTTTATGAGAGAGGGTGGAAGAGGGTCATCGGCAAGGAGATCTCCAGAGGTGCCAGGATGAGAGATTTCTATCTCAAGCTGAATGACGAGCAGATGAGTTCGGTCGGAGAGATCTTCGACACCCCTGACATAAAAGAATCCCTGGGTATGATCGATTTCGACGACCCGAGCAACATAGTCAAACCGATCCTGTCCCAGAAAGGTGTCAAAAGCGGTATGCTGAAGGCGTATCTGAGGAAGGGGAGATGA
- a CDS encoding class I SAM-dependent methyltransferase yields MRQVREAKVPEDRASELIPRLFDDGIADPSARITRAEGFRLVPIKEERCGDAIALGLEMITGPAYSEQSRPPMERIKDILDDIPSYDLAHLPEKWEIAGDVVTVKLRPSLFQYGRRIGEAYAEVLGVSAVLADVSGVSGEFRVPDMKVLYGEPKESVKVENGISYCFDVTKVMFASGNLFERKRMEGLDCSGETVVDMFCGIGYFTLPLAKFSGARKVFACEKNPDSYGYLLKNIALNDVGDVVIPILGDNRDIPGRAFADRILMGYVQRTSEFLPKAMQMAKPGCMIHYHDTFPVGKQEEMTFSAFSDACGNRRFEIESIREVKSFAPSVSHYVADVRVF; encoded by the coding sequence ATGAGGCAGGTAAGGGAGGCGAAAGTCCCGGAAGACCGCGCTTCCGAGCTAATACCCAGACTATTCGATGATGGCATAGCCGACCCGTCGGCCCGCATAACCCGTGCAGAAGGGTTCCGCCTGGTCCCCATAAAGGAAGAGAGGTGCGGCGACGCCATCGCCCTGGGGTTGGAGATGATCACCGGTCCGGCGTATTCCGAGCAGTCGCGTCCCCCCATGGAGCGGATAAAGGATATCCTCGACGACATCCCCTCCTACGATCTGGCACATTTGCCGGAGAAATGGGAGATCGCAGGGGATGTGGTCACCGTAAAACTGAGACCTTCTCTTTTCCAATATGGCAGGCGGATCGGGGAGGCCTATGCCGAGGTCCTCGGCGTCTCGGCGGTGCTGGCGGACGTATCGGGGGTGTCTGGAGAGTTCCGTGTTCCGGACATGAAGGTCCTTTACGGGGAACCGAAGGAGTCCGTCAAGGTGGAGAACGGGATAAGTTACTGCTTCGATGTGACCAAGGTGATGTTCGCTTCGGGGAATCTCTTCGAGAGGAAGAGGATGGAGGGATTGGACTGTTCCGGCGAAACCGTGGTGGATATGTTCTGCGGGATCGGATATTTCACCCTGCCTCTGGCCAAGTTCTCGGGGGCGAGGAAGGTATTCGCCTGCGAGAAGAATCCCGATTCCTACGGTTATCTTCTGAAGAACATAGCACTCAACGATGTCGGAGATGTCGTCATACCCATCCTCGGAGACAACAGGGACATACCGGGACGGGCCTTCGCCGACCGCATACTGATGGGATATGTGCAGAGGACATCGGAATTCCTGCCGAAAGCCATGCAAATGGCCAAGCCAGGTTGTATGATCCACTACCACGATACATTCCCTGTGGGGAAGCAGGAGGAGATGACTTTTTCCGCCTTCTCCGATGCCTGCGGAAACCGTCGGTTCGAGATCGAATCCATACGTGAAGTGAAATCCTTCGCACCCTCGGTCTCGCACTATGTGGCGGACGTCCGCGTATTCTGA
- a CDS encoding ribose 1,5-bisphosphate isomerase: MKDIIADTATEIRDMRIRGAGRIARAGASALAEYAREYGGNDLERFRADMAKASDILLASRPTAVSLWNGVHSATRDVDSAGSFEEARESVVRNGAAFVESSEKAVETIAKIGAKRIKDGDVLMTHCNSSAAIGVITEAVRQGKDVKVYATESRPWRQGILTIRDLSAAGVDVTLIIDSAVRTVMSKVDRVFVGADTITSSGSLINKIGTSQVALAASEARAEFNVCSETYKFSPKTLFGDSVTIEERDIGEIIRPGEMPEGVKVFNPVFDTTPAKYIDNIITELGIMSPGSVYGVMVRQLGDRISGYM; this comes from the coding sequence GTGAAAGACATCATAGCCGATACGGCAACCGAGATCAGGGATATGCGCATCCGCGGCGCCGGCAGGATAGCCCGTGCCGGGGCCTCCGCCCTCGCGGAGTATGCCAGAGAGTACGGCGGGAACGATCTCGAGAGGTTCAGGGCGGATATGGCGAAAGCCTCCGACATACTCCTGGCCTCCAGACCCACGGCCGTCTCCCTGTGGAACGGGGTCCATTCCGCCACGAGGGACGTGGACTCCGCCGGGTCCTTCGAAGAGGCGAGGGAGTCGGTCGTGAGGAACGGGGCGGCCTTCGTCGAATCATCGGAGAAGGCGGTGGAGACCATCGCCAAGATCGGTGCTAAGAGGATCAAGGACGGAGACGTCCTCATGACCCATTGCAACAGCAGTGCCGCCATAGGGGTGATCACGGAGGCGGTGAGACAGGGGAAGGACGTCAAGGTCTATGCCACCGAATCACGTCCTTGGAGACAGGGTATCCTTACCATAAGGGATCTGAGTGCGGCCGGGGTGGATGTCACCCTGATAATCGACAGCGCCGTCCGTACGGTGATGTCCAAGGTGGACCGCGTCTTCGTCGGGGCCGACACCATAACGTCGTCCGGTTCCCTGATAAACAAGATCGGCACATCCCAGGTGGCATTGGCGGCCTCGGAGGCACGTGCCGAGTTCAACGTCTGCAGCGAGACATACAAATTCTCCCCGAAGACGCTTTTCGGGGACTCGGTGACCATAGAGGAGAGGGATATCGGCGAGATAATCAGGCCCGGTGAGATGCCTGAAGGGGTGAAGGTGTTCAACCCGGTCTTCGACACGACGCCGGCCAAGTACATAGACAACATCATCACGGAACTCGGGATAATGTCTCCCGGCTCCGTCTACGGTGTGATGGTAAGACAGTTGGGTGACCGTATATCGGGATATATGTGA
- a CDS encoding RuBisCO large subunit C-terminal-like domain-containing protein: MSSYSYLALGEEIDREAYVVAKYRVTTDLPMEKAAEAIAAEQSTGTWTGISTLKDDVFDRYAGKVTSIDGDMVTLAFPVEDFSGRYGGVPQILSVIAGNLFGLGSVKGVRLEDVFFPDSFLRQYKGPKFGDEGMRNMLSRPEKPLVGTIVKPKVGLSPKDTAEYIYEAGIGGLTNGKDDETLVDQTFCPIEERTKAVAEALDRVDEEGGHMMHAINISSNANDIVQLAEDVQSWGARELMVDVLTSGFGALQAVAEDPRIKVPVHVHRTMHAAITKDPYNGIAMCVFSKLVRMCGGDALHIGTLGVGKMEGDVAGGRMSLEACRDTNVPFKTVMPVCSGGMYPGIVPAVMKVTGNDVQIQAGGGVAGHPEGVRGGAMAMCQAADAAFEGIALDEYAKTHKELREALERWGSK; the protein is encoded by the coding sequence ATGAGTTCGTATTCGTATTTGGCTCTGGGTGAGGAGATCGACAGGGAGGCCTACGTGGTCGCGAAATACCGTGTGACCACCGACCTCCCCATGGAGAAGGCGGCGGAGGCCATCGCCGCGGAACAGTCCACCGGGACGTGGACGGGGATATCCACTCTGAAGGACGATGTATTCGACAGGTATGCGGGCAAGGTGACCTCGATAGACGGCGACATGGTGACCCTCGCATTCCCCGTGGAGGATTTCTCCGGCAGATACGGAGGGGTCCCGCAGATACTCTCGGTCATAGCCGGGAACCTGTTCGGGCTCGGATCCGTGAAAGGGGTGAGGTTGGAGGACGTCTTCTTCCCCGATTCGTTCCTCAGACAGTACAAGGGTCCCAAATTCGGCGACGAGGGCATGAGGAATATGCTCTCACGTCCGGAGAAGCCGCTGGTCGGGACCATCGTGAAGCCCAAGGTCGGACTCTCCCCCAAGGATACGGCGGAATACATCTACGAGGCAGGTATCGGAGGACTTACCAACGGCAAGGATGACGAGACCCTCGTCGACCAGACGTTCTGCCCGATAGAGGAGAGGACCAAGGCCGTGGCCGAGGCCCTCGACAGGGTGGACGAGGAGGGCGGGCACATGATGCACGCCATCAACATCAGCAGCAACGCCAACGACATCGTCCAGCTGGCGGAGGATGTGCAGAGCTGGGGTGCGAGGGAACTCATGGTGGACGTCCTGACCAGCGGATTCGGTGCCCTTCAGGCCGTGGCCGAAGACCCCAGGATCAAAGTGCCGGTGCATGTCCACAGGACAATGCATGCGGCCATCACGAAGGATCCGTACAACGGTATCGCGATGTGCGTGTTCTCCAAGCTGGTACGTATGTGTGGAGGGGACGCCTTGCATATAGGGACCCTCGGTGTGGGGAAGATGGAAGGGGACGTGGCAGGAGGAAGGATGAGCCTCGAGGCCTGCCGTGATACGAATGTCCCGTTCAAGACCGTCATGCCCGTGTGCTCCGGAGGCATGTACCCTGGCATCGTCCCGGCCGTCATGAAGGTGACCGGAAACGATGTGCAGATACAGGCGGGAGGAGGTGTCGCAGGACATCCGGAAGGCGTGAGGGGCGGGGCCATGGCGATGTGCCAGGCTGCCGACGCCGCCTTCGAGGGCATAGCCCTGGACGAGTATGCGAAGACCCACAAAGAGCTCCGCGAGGCTCTCGAGAGGTGGGGATCCAAATGA
- a CDS encoding AMP phosphorylase, which translates to MKLKVKNVDVMASSPAVGMDPADCAEIGVKENDRVRVSNGKAEMSVLLLTSDAFVNVGEVLVPNSVAKRLKVKDGDEVDVVFSPSPESVRSIRKKMDGEVLTDKEIQGVVNDIYLGSLSNIEVSSWLTALYINGMNIDEIAAFARAMVDTGDVIPFDRSPVFDFHSMGGVPGNKITPIVVSIVAAAGLMLPKTSSRAISSACGTSDFVETFCGIEVTAEKLKEIGETVGGAFVWGGSMNIAPVDDIVIKIEHPLGINPRAQMLASILSKKLAIGANYLLVDIPTGSGTKVPTIEVARAYARDFMDLGEKLGIHIECAITYADQPVGSAIGPNLEARECIRILEGNEHPASVIEKACECAGIILEMGGFQNGTEKARELLRSGAAHRKFMEIVVAQGGSPDLKADDLKPGKFTADVVSSKSGYVHSINNKDIVSIAKALGAPNDKGAGMLLLKKKGQRVEAGDVLFQLFADNEAKLARAKELADRYQPVAIEGMLIKRVTAPQPR; encoded by the coding sequence ATGAAGCTGAAGGTGAAGAACGTCGATGTGATGGCATCCTCCCCCGCCGTGGGGATGGATCCTGCGGATTGTGCCGAGATAGGTGTCAAGGAGAACGACCGCGTCCGTGTATCCAACGGGAAGGCGGAGATGTCGGTCCTCCTCCTCACATCCGATGCGTTCGTCAACGTGGGGGAGGTCCTGGTCCCCAACTCGGTGGCCAAAAGGCTCAAGGTGAAGGACGGGGACGAGGTCGACGTGGTATTCTCACCCAGTCCCGAGAGCGTCCGCTCCATCAGAAAGAAGATGGATGGCGAGGTCCTTACCGACAAGGAGATCCAGGGAGTTGTCAACGACATCTATCTCGGCAGCCTGTCCAACATAGAGGTGTCGTCCTGGCTCACGGCCCTTTACATAAACGGGATGAACATCGACGAGATCGCCGCCTTCGCAAGGGCGATGGTCGACACCGGCGATGTGATCCCCTTCGACAGGTCCCCTGTATTCGACTTCCACAGCATGGGGGGTGTGCCCGGCAACAAGATCACCCCCATAGTGGTATCCATCGTCGCCGCGGCGGGACTGATGCTTCCCAAGACGTCATCCCGCGCCATCAGCAGTGCATGTGGCACATCCGATTTCGTGGAGACGTTCTGCGGTATCGAAGTGACGGCCGAGAAGCTCAAGGAGATAGGGGAGACGGTCGGCGGCGCCTTCGTCTGGGGCGGATCGATGAACATTGCCCCTGTGGACGATATCGTGATCAAGATCGAACATCCTCTCGGAATAAATCCGAGGGCGCAGATGCTGGCGTCCATACTCAGCAAGAAACTCGCCATAGGCGCCAACTATCTGTTGGTGGACATCCCTACGGGATCCGGGACGAAGGTCCCGACGATAGAGGTCGCCCGGGCATATGCCAGAGATTTCATGGACCTCGGAGAGAAGCTGGGTATCCACATAGAGTGTGCCATAACCTATGCCGATCAGCCGGTGGGGAGCGCCATAGGGCCCAATCTGGAGGCGAGGGAATGCATCCGCATATTGGAAGGGAACGAACACCCTGCGAGCGTCATAGAGAAGGCCTGCGAGTGTGCCGGCATAATCCTGGAGATGGGCGGATTCCAGAACGGGACGGAGAAGGCACGCGAACTCCTGAGGTCCGGTGCGGCACACAGGAAATTCATGGAGATAGTGGTCGCCCAGGGCGGAAGTCCCGACCTGAAGGCCGACGACCTCAAACCCGGGAAGTTCACGGCGGACGTCGTCTCCTCGAAGTCTGGGTATGTGCATTCCATCAACAACAAGGATATCGTTTCGATAGCGAAGGCCCTCGGAGCACCCAACGACAAAGGTGCCGGAATGCTCCTTCTTAAGAAGAAAGGACAGAGGGTGGAGGCTGGGGACGTATTGTTCCAGCTCTTCGCCGACAACGAGGCCAAGCTGGCCCGCGCAAAGGAATTGGCCGACCGTTATCAGCCGGTGGCCATAGAGGGTATGCTCATAAAGAGGGTCACGGCGCCCCAGCCCAGGTGA
- a CDS encoding polysaccharide deacetylase family protein yields MDLDRDVNIEVPGQVEAGSLDRGDGTAPRFSSSAKGLALLADMLDDLAIPAAFFCEGRTLEETRDSSGCLAHFEIGVHGYDHESLGHMTRPDAIEAVRHGCQAVRDVTGRNPVAFRAPYMRQPRAVGDFLKEVGCGIHIDSSQYAYGDDCRPSLLPGYVAEIPVTEGTDAEGRRISAYLWPMHEGKRSPQDYIDLASAVPEDGVLVIADHTWHIVESRSGGVFSEDDLRENLEKTEGALRGILEAGNRPATLSEISRLAV; encoded by the coding sequence GTGGATCTGGACAGGGACGTGAACATCGAGGTTCCGGGACAGGTCGAGGCGGGGTCCTTGGACCGCGGGGATGGGACCGCACCGCGGTTCTCGTCCTCAGCCAAGGGTCTGGCACTCCTAGCCGATATGCTGGATGATCTGGCTATTCCGGCCGCATTCTTCTGCGAAGGCCGCACGTTGGAGGAGACCAGGGACTCATCCGGATGTCTGGCACATTTCGAGATAGGTGTGCATGGATACGACCATGAGTCTCTGGGGCATATGACGCGCCCCGATGCGATCGAGGCGGTGAGGCACGGGTGTCAGGCCGTCAGGGACGTCACTGGGAGGAATCCGGTGGCGTTCCGTGCCCCGTATATGAGGCAACCCCGCGCCGTAGGCGATTTCCTCAAGGAGGTGGGGTGCGGGATCCACATAGATTCCTCACAGTATGCGTACGGGGACGATTGCAGACCATCGCTTCTTCCCGGATATGTTGCCGAGATACCGGTCACGGAAGGAACGGATGCCGAAGGCAGGAGGATATCCGCCTATCTGTGGCCCATGCACGAGGGGAAAAGGTCTCCGCAAGACTACATCGACCTTGCATCCGCGGTCCCCGAGGATGGGGTCCTGGTCATTGCAGATCACACCTGGCACATTGTCGAATCCCGTTCCGGAGGGGTGTTCTCGGAAGACGATCTCCGGGAAAATCTGGAGAAGACGGAAGGGGCCCTCCGCGGGATCCTGGAGGCAGGCAACAGGCCGGCCACCCTGTCCGAGATATCCCGTCTGGCCGTCTGA
- the folD gene encoding bifunctional methylenetetrahydrofolate dehydrogenase/methenyltetrahydrofolate cyclohydrolase FolD, translated as MTAKLILGKDVSEQIYGELRQRIESLRSKGIVPGLAVVLVGEDPASQVYVRMKGRKCEELGMHSVTIVMPESTTQDALLAKVAELNADPSIHGFLIQLPLPAHIDEKAVINAVDPSKDVDCFHPYNVGKMLIGEPEFLPATPAGVQQMLVRSGVDIRGKHVVVVGRSNIVGKPMAAMMMQKGPGADSTVTVVHSRTEGLADITRQADILIVAIGKAGFVTADMVKDGAVVVDVGTNRVADPSAKNGSRLVGDVDFETVKEKASMITPVPGGVGPMTICMLMANAVSAAERRAGI; from the coding sequence ATGACCGCCAAATTGATTCTTGGCAAAGATGTGTCCGAGCAGATCTACGGGGAACTGAGACAGAGGATCGAATCGCTCAGGTCCAAGGGCATAGTCCCAGGGTTAGCCGTGGTACTCGTCGGAGAGGACCCTGCGTCGCAGGTCTATGTCAGGATGAAGGGCAGGAAATGCGAGGAGCTCGGGATGCACTCCGTCACGATAGTCATGCCGGAGAGTACGACCCAGGATGCTCTTCTGGCGAAGGTCGCGGAGCTTAACGCGGATCCGTCCATACACGGGTTCCTGATCCAGCTGCCCCTCCCCGCCCATATAGACGAGAAGGCGGTCATCAATGCGGTGGATCCCTCCAAGGATGTGGACTGCTTCCACCCGTACAACGTGGGAAAGATGCTCATCGGCGAACCGGAGTTCCTTCCGGCCACGCCTGCAGGGGTGCAGCAGATGCTTGTCCGCAGCGGCGTCGACATCCGCGGAAAGCACGTGGTGGTCGTAGGCAGGAGCAACATCGTCGGAAAGCCCATGGCGGCCATGATGATGCAGAAAGGCCCCGGTGCGGATTCCACGGTCACCGTGGTGCATTCCAGGACTGAAGGTCTGGCGGACATAACCAGGCAGGCGGACATACTGATTGTGGCCATAGGCAAGGCGGGATTCGTCACCGCCGACATGGTGAAGGACGGCGCGGTCGTCGTAGACGTCGGGACCAACAGGGTGGCGGACCCATCCGCCAAGAACGGTTCCAGATTGGTCGGGGACGTGGATTTCGAGACGGTGAAGGAGAAGGCCTCCATGATCACCCCCGTGCCCGGAGGCGTCGGACCCATGACCATATGCATGCTCATGGCCAACGCCGTCTCCGCAGCCGAAAGGAGGGCTGGGATATGA
- a CDS encoding RNA 2'-phosphotransferase — MINECEEHGYYRDDFCPVCGEKGKFVMSDYEVEKMGRTLAAILRHGKFDLEMSPQGFVDMRDIVDTVRGINPRMKWLRPHHIEALALTDPKGRYQVVGHKVRATYGHTVKLDLHLPTDDVPDHLYYPVSPDAEEIIMETGIMPVDRAMVHLSGTYRDAVRAGSVRMDDVAVLDIDTKRCADAGFPIGKAARSVYLCDRVPPECLSLAEEPEDKGDSYRW; from the coding sequence ATGATAAACGAATGCGAGGAGCATGGATACTACCGCGACGATTTCTGCCCTGTCTGCGGGGAGAAAGGGAAGTTCGTGATGAGCGATTACGAGGTCGAGAAGATGGGGAGGACCCTTGCGGCCATCCTCAGGCATGGGAAGTTCGACCTGGAGATGAGTCCCCAGGGGTTTGTGGACATGCGCGATATCGTGGATACGGTGCGCGGCATCAATCCCCGCATGAAATGGTTGCGTCCCCATCACATAGAGGCGCTGGCGCTTACCGACCCGAAGGGAAGATACCAGGTGGTGGGCCATAAGGTCAGGGCGACCTACGGACATACCGTGAAATTGGACCTGCACCTCCCTACGGACGACGTGCCGGACCACCTTTACTATCCAGTCTCCCCCGATGCGGAGGAGATAATCATGGAGACCGGCATCATGCCGGTGGACAGGGCCATGGTGCACCTGTCCGGAACATACAGGGATGCCGTAAGGGCCGGCTCCGTCCGCATGGACGACGTGGCGGTCCTCGACATCGACACGAAGAGATGTGCGGATGCGGGATTCCCGATAGGTAAGGCGGCAAGGTCCGTCTACCTGTGCGACAGGGTCCCGCCCGAATGTTTATCCCTGGCCGAAGAGCCAGAAGACAAAGGAGACTCATACCGATGGTAA
- a CDS encoding TiaS agmantine-binding domain-containing protein has translation MVTVLRPDEVKTKYGPLFCRGFITIVDEKAGKAKIIEQCCARGPGEWDIVNRRRTGGVIDNIVMQGTTLVMDVSIGEKELRFGPVSADLGGQGLKAFKVEGDEVRTTWYGIAGASVGIGACLPQCPDVIRTEYPDDFKIGGGHAAHVDIITPKMVRLVIGVDDTDTKEKGATWATALKMGQNAPVGHFLEHKIIQLNPKTPTKTTNCCSSAVSFAVREEDIPRLIEYCVDFLKKESYSTDAVMTVFQGLEVPKRLVEYGWSAKSTMYTREDAVKVAEECGVQIISITGTDGTIGAVAAIGCVDLGPEAAGVPEDFPDLVM, from the coding sequence ATGGTAACCGTTCTAAGGCCTGACGAGGTCAAAACGAAATACGGTCCCCTGTTCTGCAGAGGGTTCATAACGATCGTAGACGAGAAGGCCGGTAAGGCGAAGATAATCGAGCAGTGCTGTGCCCGCGGGCCCGGAGAGTGGGATATAGTCAACCGCCGCAGGACCGGCGGCGTCATCGACAACATCGTGATGCAGGGCACTACCCTCGTCATGGATGTGTCCATCGGAGAGAAGGAACTCAGGTTCGGACCCGTGTCCGCGGACCTAGGCGGTCAGGGACTGAAGGCCTTCAAGGTCGAGGGTGACGAGGTCCGTACCACCTGGTACGGTATAGCAGGGGCCTCCGTCGGCATAGGGGCATGCCTGCCGCAGTGCCCGGACGTCATCCGTACCGAGTATCCGGACGATTTCAAGATCGGCGGCGGCCACGCGGCCCACGTCGACATCATAACCCCCAAGATGGTCAGGCTGGTCATAGGGGTGGACGACACCGATACAAAGGAGAAGGGGGCCACCTGGGCCACCGCCCTCAAGATGGGGCAGAACGCCCCCGTCGGGCACTTCCTGGAACACAAGATCATCCAGCTCAACCCCAAGACGCCTACGAAGACGACCAACTGCTGTTCTTCGGCCGTGTCCTTCGCGGTGAGGGAAGAGGACATACCCAGACTCATAGAGTACTGTGTGGATTTCCTCAAGAAGGAATCGTATTCCACGGATGCGGTCATGACGGTGTTCCAGGGGCTGGAGGTCCCTAAGAGGCTCGTCGAATACGGGTGGAGCGCGAAGAGCACCATGTACACCAGGGAGGACGCCGTCAAGGTGGCCGAGGAGTGCGGGGTGCAGATCATCAGCATCACCGGCACGGACGGGACGATCGGGGCCGTGGCCGCCATAGGCTGCGTCGACCTCGGACCGGAGGCCGCCGGCGTTCCCGAGGACTTCCCTGACCTGGTGATGTGA
- the uppS gene encoding polyprenyl diphosphate synthase: protein MAAVPNIISKQVYSTYEKNLDKEVKEGPMPKHIGIIMDGNRRYAREFLGDDINAGHKAGEKKIHELLDWCLDLDIKYVTVYAFSSENFSRDEDEVNFLMEMAEGSLREIVEDPRIITNRVRVRVLGDRSKLPDYVCEAIDYADEKTKDYDDFMFSICLAYGGRQEIVNAVKEIARKVQDGDVLPDEITEDMLSKHLYTSDMPDPDLILRTSGEVRISNFLLWQLAYSELYFTDVYWPGFRHIDLLRAIRTYQQRVRRYGR from the coding sequence ATGGCTGCAGTACCGAACATAATCTCGAAACAGGTGTATTCCACCTACGAGAAGAATCTCGACAAGGAGGTCAAGGAAGGCCCCATGCCGAAGCACATAGGCATCATAATGGACGGTAACCGCCGCTATGCACGCGAATTCCTAGGTGATGACATCAACGCCGGCCACAAGGCCGGGGAGAAGAAGATCCACGAGCTCCTGGATTGGTGCCTGGACCTCGATATCAAGTATGTCACCGTCTATGCATTCTCCTCCGAGAATTTCAGCAGGGACGAGGACGAAGTGAACTTCCTCATGGAGATGGCCGAGGGGTCCCTCAGGGAGATCGTCGAAGACCCCCGCATAATAACCAACCGCGTCCGCGTCCGCGTCCTCGGGGACAGGAGCAAGCTCCCCGACTATGTCTGCGAGGCCATAGACTACGCCGATGAGAAGACCAAGGACTACGACGATTTCATGTTCAGCATATGTCTGGCCTACGGCGGAAGGCAGGAGATCGTCAACGCCGTGAAGGAGATAGCCAGAAAGGTCCAGGACGGAGACGTCCTTCCCGACGAGATAACCGAGGACATGCTTTCCAAGCATCTCTATACCTCGGACATGCCGGATCCGGACCTCATACTCCGTACGTCGGGGGAGGTAAGGATATCCAACTTCCTGCTATGGCAGCTCGCCTATTCGGAGCTGTACTTCACGGACGTCTATTGGCCGGGATTCCGTCATATCGACCTTCTGAGGGCCATCAGGACGTACCAGCAGCGCGTGAGACGCTACGGGAGGTGA